A window of the Rhodoferax sp. GW822-FHT02A01 genome harbors these coding sequences:
- a CDS encoding thioredoxin domain-containing protein, translating to MSTETIPTHEASTVVSLPVQAPPSASATSPLIERLVTHHGGTWVDETNIDAWSAQGGDCVVLFAGDPVQFPMGLDVAVVLPELRSALKQNFRIGAVQRDNEAALARRYGSQRWPTLMFLRDGQYVTTLSGMHDWEDFVREMQTALAQAPSRAPTIGIPVVNGNAASSCH from the coding sequence ATGAGCACAGAGACCATACCCACCCACGAAGCCAGCACCGTGGTGAGCCTGCCGGTGCAAGCGCCACCGAGCGCGAGCGCCACCTCGCCCCTGATCGAGCGCCTGGTCACCCACCATGGCGGCACCTGGGTGGACGAGACCAACATCGACGCATGGTCAGCCCAGGGTGGCGACTGCGTGGTGCTGTTTGCGGGCGATCCGGTGCAGTTCCCCATGGGCCTGGACGTGGCCGTGGTGTTGCCCGAACTGCGCAGTGCCCTGAAGCAGAATTTCCGCATCGGTGCCGTTCAACGTGACAACGAGGCCGCACTGGCCCGGCGCTACGGCTCGCAGCGCTGGCCCACGCTGATGTTTCTGCGCGATGGCCAGTATGTCACCACGCTCAGCGGCATGCACGACTGGGAAGACTTTGTGCGCGAGATGCAAACCGCTCTGGCGCAGGCCCCCTCGCGTGCGCCCACCATCGGCATCCCGGTGGTGAACGGCAATGCCGCCTCGTCCTGCCACTGA
- a CDS encoding HypC/HybG/HupF family hydrogenase formation chaperone: MCIGVPMQVLRTEPGYAICLGRGEQRRVNTALIDAAAPGDWVLVFMDSARERISAARAEEVNTTLDMVQAAMVGQSFDMDPGFVLPSAMSQQQLNALAGATHTTPQETA; the protein is encoded by the coding sequence ATGTGTATCGGAGTCCCCATGCAGGTCCTCAGGACCGAACCCGGCTACGCCATCTGCCTGGGCCGTGGCGAGCAGCGCCGCGTCAACACCGCATTGATCGACGCGGCCGCGCCAGGTGACTGGGTGCTGGTGTTCATGGACAGTGCCCGCGAACGCATCAGTGCCGCGCGGGCCGAGGAAGTCAACACCACACTGGACATGGTGCAGGCCGCCATGGTCGGCCAGAGCTTCGACATGGACCCGGGCTTTGTACTGCCCTCGGCCATGAGCCAGCAACAACTCAACGCGCTGGCCGGCGCCACCCACACCACACCGCAGGAGACCGCATGA
- the cybH gene encoding Ni/Fe-hydrogenase, b-type cytochrome subunit — protein MSTTPAQGSAPAIDKFAQIEQADAAHATSVKTVYVYEAPVRLWHWVNALSILVLAVTGYFIGSPLPTMPGEASDHFVMGYIRFAHFSAGYVLAVGLIGRIYWAIVGNHHARELFWLPLFQATYWRELLGMLKWYAFISPRPGRFVGHNPLARFAMVFSFMLTVLFMVVTGFALYGEGAQMGSWQERLFGWVIPLFGQSQDVHTWHHLGMWSLVIFVILHVYAAIREDIMGRSSIISTMVSGHRTFKD, from the coding sequence ATGAGTACCACCCCCGCGCAAGGCTCAGCCCCCGCCATCGACAAGTTCGCGCAGATCGAACAGGCTGACGCCGCCCATGCCACCTCGGTCAAAACCGTTTACGTCTACGAGGCACCGGTGCGCCTGTGGCACTGGGTCAACGCCCTGTCCATTCTGGTGCTGGCGGTCACGGGCTACTTCATCGGTTCGCCCCTGCCCACCATGCCAGGAGAGGCCAGCGACCATTTCGTGATGGGCTACATCCGCTTTGCCCACTTCAGCGCAGGCTATGTGCTGGCGGTGGGGCTGATCGGTCGCATCTATTGGGCCATCGTGGGCAACCACCATGCGCGCGAGCTGTTCTGGCTGCCCCTGTTCCAGGCCACCTATTGGCGCGAACTGCTGGGCATGCTGAAGTGGTACGCCTTCATCAGCCCGCGCCCCGGCCGCTTCGTGGGCCACAACCCGCTGGCGCGCTTTGCCATGGTGTTCAGCTTCATGCTCACGGTGTTGTTCATGGTCGTCACCGGCTTTGCGCTCTACGGCGAAGGCGCGCAGATGGGATCGTGGCAGGAGCGTCTGTTTGGCTGGGTGATACCGCTGTTCGGGCAGTCGCAGGATGTGCACACCTGGCACCATCTGGGCATGTGGTCGCTGGTGATCTTCGTCATCCTGCATGTCTACGCCGCCATACGGGAAGACATCATGGGACGCTCCAGCATCATCAGCACCATGGTCTCTGGCCACCGCACCTTCAAGGACTGA
- a CDS encoding HigA family addiction module antitoxin has protein sequence MRAGQLGAQTNRGLPPGVPPRAPCHPGYFLHRNYLTPLGLSQTEAARLLGVSRRRLHELVHAQRDMTPDTAIRCALVFRSDARFWLELQASWNGFHAWKQLRPQLAAKPVRA, from the coding sequence ATGCGCGCCGGCCAACTGGGCGCACAGACCAACCGGGGATTGCCCCCCGGCGTGCCGCCGCGCGCGCCCTGCCATCCGGGCTATTTTTTGCATCGCAACTACCTCACGCCCCTGGGTCTGTCGCAAACGGAAGCAGCGCGCCTGCTGGGCGTTTCACGCCGGCGTCTGCACGAGCTGGTGCACGCACAGCGCGACATGACGCCCGACACCGCCATCCGCTGCGCGCTGGTGTTCCGCTCGGACGCACGCTTCTGGCTCGAACTGCAAGCTTCCTGGAACGGCTTTCACGCCTGGAAGCAACTCCGCCCGCAACTGGCTGCAAAGCCGGTCCGGGCCTAA
- a CDS encoding rubredoxin has product MISSSGPRFEGSFLGNSAGLSAHTRLECKICWYVYDPAQGDAVWQIPPHTAFADLPAHWRCPVCDGDAEQFMVLTDEPAAP; this is encoded by the coding sequence ATGATTTCCTCCAGCGGTCCGCGCTTTGAAGGCAGCTTTCTGGGAAACAGCGCGGGCCTGAGCGCCCACACGCGGCTGGAATGCAAGATCTGCTGGTACGTGTACGACCCGGCCCAGGGCGATGCGGTATGGCAGATTCCGCCGCATACGGCCTTTGCCGACCTGCCCGCGCACTGGCGCTGCCCGGTGTGCGACGGCGATGCCGAGCAATTCATGGTGCTCACGGACGAACCCGCTGCGCCCTAA
- a CDS encoding HupE/UreJ family protein, with product MQPISKRTLSITVGSLLALATGAAQAHTGHGASTFSEGLMHPFGLDHLLAMVAVGLWSVSALSARKAWQGPATFVLVLALSALAGATGVTAPYLEHAIALSVVCFGLMLVCARAPLPPALGLGLIAVAASLHGLAHGAEAPATGLSAYMGGFLLTTAALHACGVALGLSIQRFFQRQSAWLVSALGLGLGFAGLQLFAQL from the coding sequence ATGCAACCCATTTCCAAGAGAACCCTCTCGATAACCGTCGGCAGTTTGCTGGCGCTGGCAACCGGTGCGGCGCAGGCACACACCGGTCACGGCGCCAGCACTTTTTCTGAAGGACTGATGCATCCGTTCGGCCTGGACCATTTGCTGGCCATGGTGGCCGTGGGCCTGTGGTCGGTTAGTGCCTTGTCCGCGCGCAAAGCTTGGCAGGGGCCTGCTACCTTTGTGCTGGTGCTGGCCCTGAGCGCTTTGGCAGGTGCCACCGGTGTCACAGCGCCCTACCTCGAACATGCCATCGCACTGAGCGTGGTCTGCTTCGGTCTGATGCTGGTCTGCGCCCGCGCACCGCTGCCGCCCGCGTTGGGCCTGGGACTGATCGCAGTGGCGGCTTCCCTGCATGGGCTGGCGCACGGGGCAGAGGCGCCGGCAACGGGTCTGTCCGCCTACATGGGAGGATTCCTGCTGACCACTGCAGCACTGCACGCATGCGGTGTGGCACTGGGCCTGTCCATCCAGCGCTTCTTCCAGCGCCAATCCGCATGGCTGGTCAGCGCCCTGGGACTCGGACTGGGCTTTGCGGGCCTGCAACTGTTCGCACAGCTGTAA
- the hybE gene encoding [NiFe]-hydrogenase assembly chaperone HybE, protein MPNPHSATAADARVQQRTQALVRLFEEVARTRMQGVPILNPALRVQAVGFVQVEEQVQGVLITPWFMNLVNFPLERQPTRVQTGSQQALVFGDRSFDFITGHEDAFGSYASCSLFSPMFEFPDQNTAVTTANAVLATLRAPKPAAQAPVAPEPKAVAVTPPASEMPARRAFFLARRSGPAGSAAA, encoded by the coding sequence ATGCCAAACCCACACAGCGCCACCGCAGCAGATGCCCGTGTGCAGCAACGCACGCAGGCTCTGGTGCGCCTGTTCGAGGAAGTGGCACGCACCCGCATGCAGGGTGTGCCCATCCTGAACCCGGCGCTCAGGGTGCAGGCGGTGGGCTTTGTGCAGGTCGAGGAGCAGGTGCAAGGCGTGCTGATCACACCGTGGTTCATGAACCTGGTGAACTTCCCCCTGGAGCGCCAGCCAACACGTGTACAGACCGGAAGCCAACAGGCACTCGTGTTTGGCGACCGCAGTTTCGATTTCATTACCGGGCATGAAGATGCGTTTGGCAGCTATGCCTCGTGCTCGCTGTTTTCGCCCATGTTCGAGTTTCCCGACCAGAACACCGCCGTCACCACGGCAAACGCCGTGCTGGCTACGCTGCGCGCGCCAAAACCTGCTGCCCAGGCTCCTGTTGCGCCCGAACCCAAGGCCGTTGCCGTGACCCCACCTGCCAGCGAGATGCCGGCGCGGCGTGCGTTCTTCCTGGCGCGGCGCAGCGGTCCTGCCGGATCGGCAGCAGCATGA
- a CDS encoding hydrogenase expression/formation protein: protein MKEFPVPVVGVGPGSQLEEDSLEYMSMPQGMDTFTAPSLPEPEEIAARVGAHHALRAALAELGAVCEGSGNRVIDLNHLSQEDRTLINQVLGEGEVSAIVKAAGPGMPEMNVQESVFAGVWRVIQSVDGVVVSDALELGAIPAMLVQAAKQDLWEHIPRWQGELPPNVHNAPSLLAELEDQWSHWHVGLPAHVINLTLLPMSDEDIGFLDHHLGTGRVLILSRGYGNCRILNTRTPHCWRVVYYNSQDTVILNTVEVTEIPEVALAAPEDLKDSCARLKEVLEWVEHA from the coding sequence ATGAAAGAATTTCCCGTCCCCGTGGTTGGCGTAGGCCCCGGTAGCCAGCTCGAAGAAGACTCCCTGGAATACATGTCCATGCCCCAGGGAATGGATACGTTCACTGCGCCCTCGCTGCCCGAACCCGAAGAGATCGCCGCCCGCGTCGGTGCCCATCATGCGCTGCGCGCCGCGCTGGCCGAGCTGGGTGCCGTCTGCGAAGGCAGTGGCAACCGCGTCATCGACCTCAACCACCTCTCGCAGGAGGACCGTACCCTGATCAACCAGGTGCTGGGCGAAGGCGAAGTCAGCGCCATCGTCAAGGCTGCGGGTCCGGGCATGCCCGAGATGAATGTGCAGGAATCGGTCTTTGCCGGCGTCTGGCGCGTGATCCAGTCGGTGGACGGTGTGGTGGTGTCCGATGCGCTGGAGCTGGGCGCCATCCCCGCCATGCTGGTGCAGGCCGCCAAACAGGACTTGTGGGAGCACATCCCGCGCTGGCAGGGCGAGCTGCCGCCCAATGTGCACAACGCGCCCTCGCTGCTGGCCGAGCTGGAAGACCAGTGGAGCCACTGGCACGTGGGACTGCCCGCACACGTCATCAACCTCACGCTGCTGCCCATGTCGGATGAAGACATTGGCTTTCTGGACCACCACCTGGGAACCGGGCGCGTGCTCATCCTCTCGCGCGGCTATGGCAACTGCCGCATCCTCAACACCCGCACGCCGCACTGCTGGCGCGTGGTGTACTACAACTCGCAGGACACCGTCATCCTCAACACCGTGGAAGTCACCGAGATCCCCGAAGTGGCACTGGCCGCACCCGAAGACCTGAAGGACTCCTGCGCCCGCCTCAAGGAAGTGCTGGAGTGGGTGGAGCACGCATGA
- a CDS encoding HyaD/HybD family hydrogenase maturation endopeptidase, translating into MRTDSPTSTCHQGSDNSPATAGTETICVMGIGNVLWADEGFGVRCIEALQSRYEFANHVTLMDGGTQGLYLVQHVQDATRLLIFDAIDYGLEPGTLKVVDNEDVPRFMGAKKMSLHQTGFQEVLMLALLTEKYPLEVQLIGCQPEELDDYGGSLRPRVKAAMEDALALGVQTLRQWGARPVPRTTPLTEREAVTFAQLDLQAYEANRPPRELVSRIGDQRFFPSADPA; encoded by the coding sequence ATGCGCACCGATTCGCCCACTTCTACCTGTCACCAGGGTAGTGACAACTCGCCCGCAACTGCAGGCACCGAAACCATTTGCGTCATGGGCATTGGCAACGTGCTGTGGGCCGACGAAGGCTTTGGCGTGCGCTGCATCGAAGCGCTGCAAAGCCGCTATGAATTTGCCAACCACGTCACCCTGATGGACGGCGGCACCCAGGGGCTGTACCTGGTGCAGCATGTGCAGGACGCCACCCGCCTGCTGATCTTCGACGCCATCGACTACGGGCTGGAGCCTGGGACCCTCAAGGTGGTGGACAACGAGGATGTGCCCCGCTTCATGGGCGCCAAGAAAATGAGCCTGCACCAGACCGGCTTTCAGGAAGTGCTGATGCTGGCCCTGCTGACCGAGAAATACCCGCTGGAGGTTCAGCTCATAGGCTGCCAGCCGGAAGAGCTGGATGACTACGGCGGCAGCCTGCGCCCGCGCGTCAAGGCCGCCATGGAAGATGCGCTGGCCCTGGGCGTGCAAACCCTGCGCCAGTGGGGTGCACGCCCGGTGCCCCGCACCACGCCCTTGACCGAGCGCGAGGCCGTGACCTTTGCACAGCTGGACCTGCAGGCCTATGAGGCCAATCGCCCGCCGCGTGAACTGGTCAGCCGCATTGGCGACCAGCGCTTCTTCCCCTCTGCCGACCCGGCCTGA